AATCATATAATGATTTTTTGCAATTTGGCGCACACCTTTTGGCTGATTCGCTTCTTCCATGTCGCCAACAATGACTTCCATAATATCTTCTAATGTAATAATCCCTGATGTCCCGCCGTATTCATCTGTAAGCACAACAAAAGTTACGCCTTTTTGCTGCATTTTGATAATTAACTCTTCTAAGATTATTCCTGCAAAAACTTCCACAACCGGTGACATAAATGAGGAAACTGGCTGATAAAGAGCCTCCGTATTTCCCCCCAAACCAGCTGTTACCTGACTAATTGGAAGAATCCCAACAATCTTATCCTTATCATTGTTTGCAGTGACGGGGAAAATGTGATAGGTATGCTTTGTTGTCAGTTGCAATAAGTCTTGAACCGTTGCCGTTTGATCGATAGCAACCACTTCTGTACGGGGTGTCATTACTTCTTGAGCGGGAACATCATTGAGCTGAAAAATATTATTCATGTAGCGAAATTCTTGGGAGTTTAACAAACCTTGCTTATAGCTATCTTCAAAAATAATTTTTAATTCAGTCGGTGTAAGTTGGTCTATTTCTGTTTTATTTTTTGCACCAAATAAACGAGCAATTAAATTAGCAGAATGGTTTAATAACCAATTAAGTGGAAATGTGACATAATACCAGTAAATTAAAGGTCTTGCTACAAATAATGCCACTCTTTCGGTACTTTGGATTGTTAAAGTTTTTGGAGCTAACTCGCCTAATACCACATTAAGGAAAGTGATGGTAATAAAGGAGGTGAACACAGCAATTGGCCGTTCAAGCGCTTCTGGGATGGGTAACAAATAAAAAAATGGTTCTAACCAATCGCGCATGGTATCTTCGCCAATCCACCCCATTGCAAGCGCTGCGAGTGTATTTCCTAACTGGCATGCTGCTAAATAATCATTCATATTTTGCGTAACTTTAAGAACTTGCTTAGCACCACGTTTACCCTCTGCAACCATACTTGTTATCGTCGGTTTTCTAATGGCAACAATAGCAAATTCAGAAGCAACAAAAAAAGCGGTTGCGGCGATTAGCAAAAGAACAAAAAAATTATTAAACCATTCCATGTAGACGCCTTCCTCCTACTTTAACTAAAACGTTTCTGACACCACAAGAAGCTTTCGTTAGCGATTAATCAAACTGCCATTCTGCTAATGTACCGATTGAATACGTTGGTTGAAGTTGTTTTGTTTTAAGGGCTTCTTTGGAAGTAAAACCTGTATGAACGATCGCTGTATCCATGCCAAGTCGAATCCCTGCTAAAATATCCGTCTCATAATTATCACCAATCATAACCGCTTCTTCCTTCGCTACACCTAGTGCAAGCAATGCTTGTTCCATAATAATACCCTCTGGTTTGCCAATAAAAATCGGCTTGGTTTCTGTTGTAGTAGCTACAAGTGCTGTGATGGAACCATTTCCAGGTAAAAGGCCTCGTTCAGTTGGTATAGCAGCATCAGCATTCGTAGAAATAAAAGTCGCACCATTTCGAACAGCAAGTGCTGCAAGTGCAAGTTTTTCATAAGTCAAAGAACGATCTAGTCCAACAACAACAAATGCGGGATGATCTTTTGTTATTTGAAATCCCTTTTCCTCTAATGCTGTAATTAAACCATTTTCTCCAATTGGATAAACCGTTTTTCTAAGTCCTTGTTTCGCCATAAATTCAGCAGTTGCAAGAGAAGAAGTGAAAATATGTTTCGCTTCTGCTTCAATATTCATTTTCTTAAGTTTAGTGGCAATCTCTTCAGGCGTACTTGCTGAATTATTGGTTACAAAAAGGTATGGAATTCCTTTTTCATTTAATCTTTTAATAAATTGAATAGCTTCAGGAATAACATTTTCCCCGCGATACATTGTGCCATCTAAATCGATCAAATAGGCTTGATAAGATTTCATTATTTTCTACCCCTTTTGTTTTACTTTCTTCAAGACAAAATAAGCACAACCAAAATTGCAATATTCATAGAGATATTCTTTAAGTGTACTAATCTTGTTGTCATAGCTTGCTTTTCGGTTTGCATCATCAAAAAAGCCTTTAAGTCTAAGCTCATCATATCCCCAGTCGCCAACAATGTAATCATATCTCCCAAGAATATCGCTGTATCTTTCTGTTAATTTTTCTTCATTGTAGCAGTCACGGTAATTCTCAATAAGTTCATATTCATGTCCACCAATTTTAATCAAAATATATCCTCCTTGCTACCCATAAATTGCCTTTAATTTCCATGTTAAAATATCTCTTAAAAGCTCCGGTGCGTAAACTTCTTTTTGCTTTATTTCTTTAATAATCGGGAAAAAGGGTGCATAAACAAAAGTATCATGTGTTACAATACGATAGGTTTTATCTATAGCAATTCTTTCATTATCCCAAAGAGCTAGCGCTTTTTCTTGATCAAAGCTTGCCCGCTTTAACTGTATTTTACCAAAAACCTGCCCGCGGAAACCAAATCCTTTAAGTGGAAAATGGAGTAATTCAGCTTGTTTACGATGAATTTCTTGAATCAAAACTTCTAATTCTAGCCCATTCATCGTTAAAACAATCAAGTTTAGTGGATGTGGTAATAATTGGTGGATAT
This DNA window, taken from Listeria sp. PSOL-1, encodes the following:
- a CDS encoding hemolysin family protein is translated as MEWFNNFFVLLLIAATAFFVASEFAIVAIRKPTITSMVAEGKRGAKQVLKVTQNMNDYLAACQLGNTLAALAMGWIGEDTMRDWLEPFFYLLPIPEALERPIAVFTSFITITFLNVVLGELAPKTLTIQSTERVALFVARPLIYWYYVTFPLNWLLNHSANLIARLFGAKNKTEIDQLTPTELKIIFEDSYKQGLLNSQEFRYMNNIFQLNDVPAQEVMTPRTEVVAIDQTATVQDLLQLTTKHTYHIFPVTANNDKDKIVGILPISQVTAGLGGNTEALYQPVSSFMSPVVEVFAGIILEELIIKMQQKGVTFVVLTDEYGGTSGIITLEDIMEVIVGDMEEANQPKGVRQIAKNHYMIAGSEPLVSVEEVLGIRLDSSDVHTISGYLLLQKFDLDTGYQLIIDDWEFTVSSMNKNSIRQVEVKRR
- a CDS encoding TIGR01457 family HAD-type hydrolase, with product MKSYQAYLIDLDGTMYRGENVIPEAIQFIKRLNEKGIPYLFVTNNSASTPEEIATKLKKMNIEAEAKHIFTSSLATAEFMAKQGLRKTVYPIGENGLITALEEKGFQITKDHPAFVVVGLDRSLTYEKLALAALAVRNGATFISTNADAAIPTERGLLPGNGSITALVATTTETKPIFIGKPEGIIMEQALLALGVAKEEAVMIGDNYETDILAGIRLGMDTAIVHTGFTSKEALKTKQLQPTYSIGTLAEWQFD
- a CDS encoding YutD-like domain-containing protein encodes the protein MIKIGGHEYELIENYRDCYNEEKLTERYSDILGRYDYIVGDWGYDELRLKGFFDDANRKASYDNKISTLKEYLYEYCNFGCAYFVLKKVKQKG